The genomic interval CGCCGGGCCCGACGGCCGCACGGCCGAGGAGCTCCACGAGCTCGCCGACGGCCTGGGCATCGCGGTCTGGACCCCGGAGCCCGGCCCGCCCGCCGGACGCTGGAAGCGGATCGTCCGCGCGGCGCGCGAGTCCCCGCGCGGCAAGCTGCCGCCGCGCTACGCCACCGACACCTGGCACGTGCCGTTCCAGCCGCGGCTGGAGGCCGCCCTGCGCCCCGGCATGCGGATCCTCGACGTCGGCGCCGGCGCCCGGCCGATGGTCGCGCCCGCCGACCGTCCCGCGGGCGTCACCTACGTGGGCTTCGACGTCGACGGGGAGGAGCTGCGCAAGGCGCCCCCCGGCAGCTACGACGAGATGGTCGTCGGCGACCTGACGATCCGCGAGCCCGCGCTCGTCGGCCGCTTCGACCTCGTGCTCAGCTGGCTGACCATGGAGCACGTCAAGCCGGTGCCGGACGCGCTGCGCAACCTGCGCAGCTACCTCGCCGAGGACGGCCGCTTCCTCGGCTACCTCGCCGGCGGCCGTTCGATGCACGCGGTGCTCAACCGCATCGTCCCGCACCGCCTGGCCAAGCCGATC from Paraconexibacter algicola carries:
- a CDS encoding class I SAM-dependent methyltransferase gives rise to the protein MNAAREVAPYAGPDGRTAEELHELADGLGIAVWTPEPGPPAGRWKRIVRAARESPRGKLPPRYATDTWHVPFQPRLEAALRPGMRILDVGAGARPMVAPADRPAGVTYVGFDVDGEELRKAPPGSYDEMVVGDLTIREPALVGRFDLVLSWLTMEHVKPVPDALRNLRSYLAEDGRFLGYLAGGRSMHAVLNRIVPHRLAKPIMQRLWGRVPDTVFRAHYDHCWYDALREVTDDAWSTAEVIPLFTGGWYLQWSPLLRAPYLAYEEWAVTGDRRNLAPYYLIDAVT